Below is a genomic region from Methanosphaera sp. ISO3-F5.
GTTTGGGCTTGGTGTTTTTAGTGCGAATTTTTTCATGACATCGTATGATTGTTTATAGTCGTATTTTAATAAAAATGCTGATAGTATCACATAGTATCCTGTTATTCTTGCTGGAATATAGTTTAATATGTCGTCCCATTTTGCAGGATAGCATCCTATGTTTATTAATTCTTTAGTTTTATATCCTAGCATTGCATCCATTGTGTTTGATGCTCTGTAGATTATTCCTCCGAGTATTCCTATGATTATTCCGAATGGTATTGTTAGTATTGTAACATAGAATAATGGTGATATTATACTGTCTGTGATGTTTTCGGTTAGTGTTTCTATTGCTGCTGATGTTATTCTTGATTCTGTGAGTTGTTCTGTGTTTCTGCTTACTAGGTATGACATTGATTTTCTTGCTTTGTTTATGTCTTCTTTTAGTTCTGTTTGTATTTTTCTTACGGATTCTATTAGGAATTTTATGGAGAATGTTGTTGATAGTAGTATTGATGCGAAAATTAGGAATATCCAGTTGTTGATGTATGCTGTTATTATTAATAGTATTAGGCTTATTATTGTGAATGTGAATATGGTTGTTATTATTGTTAGTAGTCCTGATGTTTTTGTGTTTGGGAGATAGTTTTTCATTTTTTCGATGAAATTTCCCATGTATATTACAGGATGTATTTTGTTTGGTACTTCTCCTATGATCATGTCAATTATTATGGATATTAATATGATTGAAATGGCATAGATTGTTGTTTCATATATCATTGTTTTAAGTTTTATTTTTTAAACTATATAATAGAGGTACATTGCAAGTGTAAATTTTTGTTTTGATATTTTTTTGTGTGTAATAGTGAGACATGTGTTGCAAGTGTAATTTTTATTTTTTTATTTTTGTGAGG
It encodes:
- a CDS encoding cobalamin biosynthesis protein, producing the protein MIYETTIYAISIILISIIIDMIIGEVPNKIHPVIYMGNFIEKMKNYLPNTKTSGLLTIITTIFTFTIISLILLIITAYINNWIFLIFASILLSTTFSIKFLIESVRKIQTELKEDINKARKSMSYLVSRNTEQLTESRITSAAIETLTENITDSIISPLFYVTILTIPFGIIIGILGGIIYRASNTMDAMLGYKTKELINIGCYPAKWDDILNYIPARITGYYVILSAFLLKYDYKQSYDVMKKFALKTPSPNSGYPMAATAGALNITLIKENVYELGYGTDELNEEKISQAINITKVTSILFILTIIIIYFIILILIM